Proteins co-encoded in one Yamadazyma tenuis chromosome 1, complete sequence genomic window:
- the PAT1 gene encoding DNA topoisomerase 2-associated protein pat1 (BUSCO:EOG09260S3L; EggNog:ENOG503NVWW; COG:S), which translates to MSFFGFDPNAPPQGRANQSDSQAFDFESTYDGLGEQLDDAKDAFNDETFGASGEIGKDFRFGTNANAAVQKPPTLPRDVSYAQAANTTNDDEFMSELWGSSNPAKKEQQAAPQQAPAPEKRILSLEEIEAQLTAIDHNQRQLPQHQPQMQQFPQQPFGMPGMMPPPPQFGMMPPNGFIPGPPVYGGQYSGIPQQMPPQFFSQQIPNMNQAQQPPMLGVPPQDVRQGISQGIPQGVPQGIPQGVPQGIPQGVPQGVTPQPFHAPQAASEPVEPTPSAPQAVSMSEIIASSPNDELPVHAPRKQTKPVNLSQFPVLGSKEAPLSGGRLQSQRQAFESRQSHERQPFERQRHDFRQGYERHPYENREVHEQIALTPEQQAKAAKRQEKVSRIMRYSGIMNPKDKDFVTRFQLSQIVTEDPYNEDFYAQVFKVIHPNPNQVSQEQEQQNNSIAQAYLDQSGHRLGGRHKRADVALQRMQQQVQRAVTVAKERPKLTQYAREGALGKISIGSGKKPRQQLELFSKAVQMEIEKQEEEGKGDSGAKKTTIRRAAVPVASNSNEVKSYTKKDIMSILENIITNLMTIESESRLSSGVDTTPLWESLRILEQPSPKVNDESEVNPFIQCLNHEKALKIVSRLFKFLSREQILTIATLIMSNLENLNVVKAGSYTKYEDNKIPPKTARLIETHSLTFTKAFMTAVQDFKFNEIIGLLVILIEHNNVSYISTTKVGLSIFTTLLSRAELIRGEGSISATDLSEWSSCYDELFTSLESRIASIFPPQQETEDINESYVWQFLATLALGGKLNHQRIIVDEVRDQIFSVMNRAKALDSSDVNNFYKKQNILNNLNMFLVVMGLVADENEIKELQS; encoded by the coding sequence ATGTCattttttggatttgaccCTAATGCTCCTCCGCAAGGACGAGCCAACCAGTCTGATTCTCAAGCTTTTGATTTCGAGAGTACTTACGATGGATTAGGTGAACAATTAGATGATGCTAAGGACGCCTTCAACGACGAAACTTTTGGTGCGTCGGGtgaaattggaaaagacTTTAGGTTTGGCACTAATGCCAATGCTGCTGTTCAAAAACCTCCTACTCTTCCTCGTGATGTTAGCTATGCTCAAGCcgccaacaccaccaacgaCGATGAATTTATGTCTGAGCTTTGGGGATCCTCGAATCCTGCCAAAAAAGAGCAACAAGCAGCTCCCCAACAAGCCCCAGCCCCTGAGAAAAGGAtcttgtctttggaagaaatcgaagCCCAGTTGACTGCCATTGACCACAATCAGCGTCAACTTCCTCAGCATCAGCCTCAGATGCAACAGTTTCCTCAGCAACCTTTTGGAATGCCAGGAATGATGCCTCCTCCACCTCAATTTGGAATGATGCCTCCAAACGGATTCATTCCAGGACCTCCTGTTTATGGTGGCCAGTACTCTGGTATTCCTCAGCAAATGCCTCCTCAGTTTTTTAGTCAACAAATACCTAACATGAACCAGGCTCAACAACCTCCAATGTTGGGAGTGCCTCCTCAAGATGTTCGTCAGGGTATTTCCCAGGGTATTCCTCAGGGTGTTCCTCAGGGTATTCCTCAGGGTGTTCCTCAGGGTATTCCTCAGGGTGTTCCTCAGGGTGTTACTCCCCAACCTTTTCACGCTCCTCAGGCTGCTTCGGAACCAGTTGAACCCACACCAAGTGCTCCTCAAGCTGTTTCTATGTCTGAGATTATTGCTTCTTCCCCAAATGATGAACTCCCAGTTCATGCCCCTAGGAAGCAGACCAAACCGGTTAATTTATCTCAGTTCCCTGTGTTGGGATCGAAAGAGGCTCCATTGTCAGGGGGAcgtcttcaaagtcaaagacAAGCGTTTGAATCCAGACAAAGCCACGAAAGACAACCTTTCGAAAGGCAAAGGCATGATTTTAGACAAGGCTATGAAAGGCATCCTTACGAAAATAGAGAAGTTCACGAACAAATTGCTTTGACTCCTGAACAACAAGCTAAGGCCGCTAAAAGACAGGAAAAAGTATCAAGAATCATGAGATATTCTGGTATCATGAACCCTAAAGACAAGGATTTTGTAACCAGGTTCCAGTTGTCTCAAATTGTCACTGAGGATCCGTACAATGAAGATTTTTATGCCCAGGTTTTCAAGGTTATTCacccaaacccaaaccaGGTGtcacaagaacaagaacaacaaaatAATTCGATTGCTCAAGCTTACTTGGACCAAAGTGGTCACAGATTAGGTGGACGTCACAAGAGAGCCGATGTGGCATTACAAAGAAtgcaacaacaagttcaaagagCTGTGACTGTCGCTAAGGAAAGACCAAAGTTGACTCAATATGCCAGAGAAGGTGCTTTAGGTAAGATTTCTATTGGATCTGGTAAAAAGCCTAGACAACAATTGGAACTCTTTAGCAAAGCTGTTCAGATGGAAATTGagaagcaagaagaagaaggtaaaGGTGATTCTGGTGCTAAGAAGACAACCATAAGAAGAGCCGCTGTCCCTGTGGCTTCCAATTCGAATGAGGTGAAGCTGTACACCAAAAAGGATATCATGAGCATATTGGAAAACATAAtaaccaacttgatgaCAATTGAAAGTGAGTCAAGATTATCCAGTGGTGTTGACACCACCCCACTTTGGGAGTCATTGAGAATTTTGGAACAGCCATCCCCCAAAGTGAATGATGAATCCGAAGTCAACCCATTCATTCAATGTTTGAACCATGAAAAAGCTTTAAAGATTGTATCCCGtttattcaagtttttgtcaAGAGAACAAATATTGACCATTGCAACGTTGATCATGTCAAACTTAGAAAACTTGAATGTAGTGAAAGCGGGATCTTATACCAAATACGAAGATAACAAGATCCCTCCAAAGACGGCTAGATTAATTGAAACACATTCTTTAACTTTTACAAAGGCGTTCATGACTGCGGTACAGGATTTTAAGTTCAATGAGATCATTGGTTTATTGGTTATTTTGATTGAGCACAACAATGTTTCATACATTTCAACCACTAAGGTTGGCTTGTCAATCTTTACAACATTATTATCAAGAGCTGAATTGATCAGAGGTGAAGGTTCTATATCGGCTACCGACTTATCTGAATGGTCGTCTTGTTACGATGAATTATTCACATCGTTAGAATCCAGAATCGCTTCAATCTTCCCTCCACAACAAGAAACTGAAGATATCAATGAAAGTTATGTCTGGCAATTTTTGGCCACTTTGGCTTTGGGTGGAAAGTTGAATCACCAGAGAATTATTGTGGATGAGGTGAGAGACCAGATTTTCTCGGTTATGAACAGAGCCAAGGCATTAGACAGCTCGGATGTCAACAACTTCTACAAGAAGCAaaacatcttgaacaacttgaacatgttTTTGGTTGTAATGGGATTAGTTGCGGATGAGAATGAGATCAAAGAGTTACAATCTTGA
- the IMG2 gene encoding mitochondrial 54S ribosomal protein mL49 (COG:J; EggNog:ENOG503P5EC) yields MKPSPTVLRTIKPRSPSVPEPVFQIPSLSLISFADLPNNGFGNGNYFISKTKFGHWPIYKKVQNTKITTEIKRIQGDVLQFKKDLVSLTRLNPKFVTVNQTAGYVNVKGDEVERLRSVFDKHIN; encoded by the coding sequence ATGAAGCCTTCTCCAACAGTGTTGAGGACCATAAAACCGCGTCTGCCAAGCGTACCTGAGCCCGTTTTCCAGATCccatcattatcattgatttccttTGCCGATTTGCCCAATAATGGGTTTGGAAACGGTAACTACTTTATATCCAAGACTAAGTTCGGCCACTGGCCCATCTACAAGAAAGTgcaaaacaccaaaataaCCACCGAAATCAAGCGGATCCAAGGTGATGTGTTGCAATTCAAGAAGGATTTGGTCAGTTTGACCCGTTTAAACCCAAAATTTGTTACGGTCAACCAAACGGCTGGATACGTCAACGTTAAAGGTGATGAAGTGGAGCGCTTGAGACTGGTGTTTGACAAGCACATAAACTAA
- the SUR1 gene encoding zinc-finger protein (COG:S; EggNog:ENOG503NUXF): MIVNPDTPSHGLANVGSVNLTLNHNEHKPNKSLAALSGSISNVHGYVHGHIHKHGDHTHIHGHIHSHDMETHGHENETPTPKPAFTSYSQQEAPDSNSTSPDIDDPDDCPLDELPLCEVLCTELDDCYYVNCGDATPVDPKSTAEYTQSPVSPTFGQEHVHDHFHDHDHNLNQIGAESYNGPNSHNNNLCFKNNNRTVFDRIFDEFNKDANNGEPQISPRNIHYPLEVHPEDNTHKAYFHTNVAQQNLIDEFGDYDFHFHFDNSQELNNPDSSSSLLAPGSTSGNRIEELSDLVSCKWDNCSTNLNNDRLVDHIFNNHLRGQQFSQDTLYNNKNDVFNCEWLNCNGLFNDKNSFLNHLNMHKNRPLTNSSDKMTNSILTPESVTAIETTSPFNSNINNVQISNLEIKRQEPSLSNFTCCWETGNDGSVPTKCKKSFESAGELQEHLLTEHIGSGRSSYECKWIGCDRHNGKMFPQRQKLLRHIHIHTNYKPWKCKVCSACFAVESMLVQHSRIHSGEKPFMCSFCSKRFATSSSLSIHNRVHTGEKPLKCKFPGCNKKFSESSNLTKHMRTHIKQFHCELCNITFDKKIRYMKHMSTHNGAANKLRRSSDDFQSIIEEFS; this comes from the coding sequence ATGATTGTCAACCCTGATACTCCCTCTCATGGCTTGGCCAATGTGGGCTCTGTCAATCTTACCCTCAACCACAATGAGCACAAGCCTAATAAGTCTTTGGCAGCTTTGTCGGGATCCATCTCAAACGTCCACGGATACGTCCACGGAcatatccacaaacacgGAGACCACACACACATCCATGGCCACATCCACTCTCATGATATGGAAACCCACGGTCATGAGAACGAAACTCCGACTCCAAAACCCGCTTTCACTTCATATTCTCAGCAAGAGGCCCCTGATTCCAACTCTACCTCTCCCGACATCGATGATCCGGATGATTGTCCACTTGATGAGCTCCCATTGTGTGAGGTGCTATGTACAGAGTTGGATGACTGTTATTATGTCAACTGTGGTGACGCCACTCCGGTAGATCCTAAATCTACAGCAGAATACACCCAGTCACCCGTGTCTCCGACCTTCGGCCAGGAACACGTGCACGACCATTTTCATGACCATGATCACAACCTTAACCAGATTGGTGCCGAGTCCTACAATGGACCCAACTCGCATAATAACAATCTttgtttcaagaacaataaTCGAACTGTGTTTGACCGGATTTTTGacgagttcaacaaggacGCCAACAATGGAGAACCACAGATCAGCCCCAGAAATATTCATTATCCGCTTGAGGTACACCCGGAAGACAACACCCACAAAGCGTATTTCCATACGAATGTCGCCCAGCAGAACTTGATCGATGAGTTTGGCGACTATGACTTCCACTTCCATTTTGACAACTCTcaagagttgaacaatCCTGattcgtcatcatcattactAGCACCCGGTTCCACCAGTGGGAATCGTATTGAAGAGCTTCTGGATTTAGTTTCATGTAAATGGGACAACTGCTCGACGAACCTCAATAATGACCGACTCGTTGACCATatattcaacaaccaccTTCGGGGTCAACAATTCTCTCAAGATACCTtatacaacaacaagaatgATGTATTCAATTGTGAATGGCTCAACTGCAATGGTTTATTCAATGACAAGAACTCGTTCTTGAACCACTTGAATATGCACAAGAATCGACCATTGACCAACTCTTCCGACAAAATGACCAATTCCATACTCACACCGGAGTCTGTTACCGCTATCGAGACTACTTCTCCATTCAATCTGAATATCAACAATGTTCAAATTTCCAACCTCGAAATCAAGCGGCAAGAACCTTCATTAAGTAACTTTACCTGTTGCTGGGAAACTGGCAACGACGGAAGTGTCCCTACCAAGTGTAAAAAGTCGTTTGAATCTGCTGGTGAGCTACAGGAGCATCTATTAACCGAACATATTGGGTCTGGCAGGTCATCTTATGAATGTAAATGGATAGGCTGTGATCGTCACAATGGAAAAATGTTCCCCCAAAGACAGAAGCTACTAAGACACATCCATATACATACAAACTATAAGCCTTGGAAGTGTAAGGTTTGTAGTGCGTGTTTTGCAGTCGAATCGATGCTTGTACAACATTCAAGAATCCACTCGGGCGAGAAACCCTTTATGTGCTCCTTTTGCAGCAAGCGGTTTGCTAcgtcttcaagtctttcGATCCATAACAGAGTCCATACTGGTGAAAAACCTCTTAAGTGCAAGTTTCCTGGATgcaacaagaagttcagCGAGTCTTCCAATTTGACCAAGCACATGAGAACCCATATCAAGCAATTCCACTGTGAACTATGTAATATCACCTTTGACAAGAAAATAAGGTATATGAAACACATGTCCACCCACAATGGAGCAGCCAACAAACTACGTCGCTCCAGTGATGACTTCCAATCCATAATAGAAGAGTTTAGTTAG
- the ABZ1 gene encoding para-aminobenzoate synthase, (PABA) (MEROPS:MER0045095; EggNog:ENOG503NU85; COG:J), with translation MILLIDSYDSFTNNLVCLIEGATNKDVVVLHNDTVSPPDYHVFLAKYINIIEYIVIGPGPGSPSNPSDVGIIDWLFDYFKQNPANCVPILGICLGFQCLCYKFGNEVEKLQNVKHGQIYNVRSLHESEKLYDGFYGKLLPSVRYHSLFVDINKMNSEIVALAVCDEIEDGQTTQILMGAKHYKLPFYGVQYHPESICSEEGANLIKSFDSIAVEYNVQNRHSELNFTQETSLLVDHLRGQINKKALVEGRYQSCESNVFVSAIELNFSEHQVTPIDICDTLVHETGETDFILLNSASTPGEWSIIGLPEAGKSEIITHSVDNPQNVKVQMFKSEDYETISLEPSKSVWAFVAQRFADNYISREVIVNKLPFSHERTFPFLGGYLGVFSYEEGCHVIIEKTGKICKDETPDLKLAFVERFLLLDHLTSKWFLMCVSSKSDHSNWCSSFANKLQELYHKRDLKAQLGLDIKDLLSEDQEVHFDLPSEEVYKRQFELCQEYLHSGDSYELCLTTPSKIHLPSTIKSWDIYKILSSKNPSPFSCFMDFDDVVLISSSPERFLSWKEEDSQKTIELRPIKGTVKNTPEMTLEGATKLLKTPKEMGENLMIVDLIRHDLHQFTKNIEVTQLMKVEEYKTVYQLVSVIKGHLETDDFHGIDILHSSLPPGSMTGAPKKRSIELLQNIEELQSTGIKGGRRGIYSGVVGYWSVTDDSDWSVVIRSIFHYKDDKENTESHKLWRIGAGGAITVLSNCNDEWEEMRLKLTSALQAFI, from the coding sequence ATGATTCTTTTGATCGATTCTTATGACTCATTCACTAACAATCTTGTGTGCTTGATTGAAGGGGCCACAAACAAAGATGTGGTGGTTCTTCATAATGATACCGTTTCTCCACCAGATTATCATGTGTTTCTCGCAAAATACATCAATATCATAGAGTACATTGTCATAGGTCCGGGACCTGGGCTGCCATCTAACCCTTCTGATGTAGGAATTATTGACTGGCTATTTGACTATTTCAAGCAGAATCCTGCCAATTGTGTGCCAATTTTGGGAATATGCCTCGGCTTCCAGTGCCTTTGCTATAAATTTGGAAACGAGGTAGAAAAGCTACAAAACGTTAAACACGGCCAGATCTACAACGTTCGTTCCTTACATGAGTCAGAGAAGTTATACGACGGTTTTTACGGAAAGTTATTACCCAGTGTCCGATACCACTCattgtttgtggatatcaaTAAGATGAACTCGGAAATTGTGGCTTTAGCAGTGTGcgatgagattgaagatggaCAAACCACCCAGATTCTAATGGGTGCAAAACACTATAAATTGCCCTTCTATGGCGTTCAGTATCATCCAGAGTCCATTTGCAGTGAAGAAGGAGCTAATTTGATTAAAAGCTTTGATTCTATAGCTGTGGAGTACAATGTCCAAAACAGGCACAGtgagttgaacttcaccCAGGAGACTTCGTTATTGGTGGATCACCTTCGAGGacaaatcaacaaaaaggcTTTAGTGGAAGGAAGGTACCAAAGTTGTGAATCAAATGTGTTTGTTTCGGCAATAGAGCTTAATTTTAGCGAACATCAAGTAACTCCCATTGACATTTGCGACACGTTGGTGCACGAAACTGGCGAAACTGACTTTATCTTGTTGAATTCGGCCTCCACACCCGGAGAATGGTCTATTATAGGATTACCAGAGGCCGGAAAGTCTGAAATTATCACCCATTCAGTCGATAATCCTCAGAATGTGAAGGTACAAATGTTCAAATCAGAAGATTATGAAACAATCTCCCTTGAGCCTTCTAAGCTGGTTTGGGCTTTTGTGGCACAAAGGTTCGCTGACAACTACATTTCTAGAGAGGTAATTGTTAACAAGCTTCCCTTTTCGCATGAACGAACTTTCCCGTTTTTGGGCGGTTACCTTGGAGTATTTTCGTATGAAGAAGGCTGTCATGTAATTATTGAAAAGACTGGAAAGATATGCAAAGACGAAACTCCAGATTTGAAACTTGCATTTGTGGAAAGATTTCTTTTACTTGATCATTTGACCAGCAAGTGGTTCTTGATGTGCGTGAGTTCTAAGAGTGATCACTCAAACTGGTGCAGTTCCTTTGCAAATAAGCTCCAGGAGCTTTACCACAAAAGAGATCTTAAAGCACAGCTTGGATTGgatatcaaagatttgCTTTCCGAGGATCAGGAAGTCCACTTTGACCTTCCTTCTGAGGAAGTCTACAAAAGACAATTTGAACTTTGTCAAGAATATTTACACTCTGGGGATAGTTATGAGTTGTGTCTCACGACTCCACTGAAAATCCACCTACCCAGTACCATCAAATCATGGGACATCTACAAAATCCTTTCAAGTAAGAACCCATCGCCATTCTCCTGTTTTATGGATTTCGACGATGTAGTATTAATTTCCTCATCTCCTGAAAGATTCTTGAGCTGGAAAGAGGAGGATTCCCAAAAAACAATTGAACTTAGACCAATAAAAGGAACTGTCAAAAACACCCCTGAAATGACTCTTGAAGGTGCTAccaagcttttgaaaaCCCCGAAAGAAATGGGCGAGAACCTTATGATAGTCGATTTAATTAGACACGATCTTCACCAGTTTACCAAGAACATCGAGGTCACccagttgatgaaggtaGAAGAGTACAAAACTGTATATCAGTTGGTTAGTGTAATCAAAGGACACCTTGAAACTGATGACTTTCACGGCATTGATATTCTCCATTCATCTCTACCTCCAGGGTCCATGACGGGAGCCCCAAAGAAGAGATCgattgaacttcttcaaaacatcGAAGAGCTCCAGCTGACGGGCATCAAAGGAGGCAGAAGAGGTATATATAgtggtgttgttggatacTGGTCCGTCACCGATGACTCTGACTGGTCTGTGGTTATTAGATCTATTTTCCATTACAAAGATGATAAAGAAAATACTGAGTCCCACAAATTGTGGCGTATTGGTGCCGGGGGTGCCATCACTGTTCTCAGTAACTGTAATGATGAATGGGAAGAAATGCGGTTAAAGCTTACCAGTGCTTTACAGGCGTTTATTTGA